The following are encoded in a window of Planctomycetota bacterium genomic DNA:
- a CDS encoding radical SAM protein produces the protein MYPINSKIPQAERIPKNKKCYLFWEITSECGNNCKFCFRKDGTSHKDLSHGDCLKILNSYREFSKAYPLNANVTFTGGDPLLRGDFMDILEIAAEYQRSGAIKNIRILCNPDYINEEIARRLKSLSPDIICRLNIDGLETTHDFIRKPGGFKKTINAFRCLHDVGITAHAAFCLYRANAKELLDVIRRVISENISKFVFFPITPVGAGSNLENDLLLPSEYRKLLIDVLGLLDSLPGKHQNLKNGIIAGGHLFSLLFYELGRWNEYLKIRGADKAPETNEQGIIFAVLPDGDVYLRRLIPIKIGRVPQDSFRKIYESSDLLRSLEDVPYTEKKKAEFAKCRACPAVVYCGQGIGCVHHTPGSIYGPHRMCWVE, from the coding sequence ATGTATCCCATTAACAGCAAAATTCCACAAGCGGAGCGGATTCCAAAAAATAAAAAATGCTATCTTTTTTGGGAGATTACTTCCGAATGCGGCAATAACTGTAAATTCTGTTTCCGAAAAGACGGGACATCACACAAAGACCTTTCTCATGGTGATTGCCTGAAAATACTCAACTCTTATCGCGAATTCAGCAAGGCTTATCCGCTTAATGCCAATGTGACCTTTACCGGCGGTGACCCGCTTTTGCGCGGAGATTTCATGGATATCCTTGAAATTGCCGCTGAATATCAACGGTCAGGCGCCATCAAGAATATCAGGATTTTATGCAACCCCGACTATATAAACGAAGAAATCGCCCGCCGTTTGAAATCATTGTCCCCTGATATCATTTGCCGGTTAAATATTGATGGGCTTGAAACTACTCATGATTTTATCCGTAAACCGGGCGGTTTTAAGAAAACCATAAACGCGTTCAGATGCCTTCATGATGTTGGCATCACCGCTCATGCCGCTTTTTGCCTCTATCGCGCTAATGCCAAAGAGTTACTCGATGTTATCCGTAGGGTTATTTCGGAAAACATTTCGAAGTTTGTGTTTTTCCCTATTACGCCGGTCGGGGCAGGCAGTAATCTTGAAAACGACCTGCTTTTGCCTTCAGAATACAGGAAACTTTTGATTGATGTACTTGGACTGCTTGATTCGCTTCCCGGTAAACACCAAAACCTTAAGAACGGAATAATTGCCGGTGGCCACTTATTCTCCCTGCTTTTTTATGAACTGGGCAGGTGGAATGAATATCTTAAGATTAGGGGAGCGGACAAAGCACCGGAAACTAATGAGCAAGGAATTATTTTTGCGGTTTTACCGGATGGCGATGTGTATCTCCGAAGGCTTATCCCGATAAAAATAGGGCGCGTTCCGCAGGATTCCTTCCGTAAAATTTACGAATCATCTGATTTGTTGAGGTCACTTGAGGATGTGCCGTACACTGAAAAGAAAAAAGCGGAATTTGCCAAATGCCGTGCCTGCCCGGCGGTGGTTTATTGCGGGCAGGGTATCGGGTGCGTCCATCATACACCGGGAAGTATTTACGGCCCCCACAGAATGTGCTGGGTGGAATGA